A single region of the Nicotiana sylvestris chromosome 6, ASM39365v2, whole genome shotgun sequence genome encodes:
- the LOC138870343 gene encoding uncharacterized protein: METLDHFSKVYGLIANMEKSSIFIVGVEDGIKDKLLERTGFTFGTFPIRYLGLPLSSRKWNKMDCQMLIRKITHRINVIYANQLLYAGRLQIVNDMLFSIHSFWGNVFILPQSVVKGLDQCSKARVKPITRADSANCRNQTNAGTDQKKALEAIQKGSDSCS, encoded by the exons ATGGAAACTCTTGATCACTTCAGTAAAGTATATGGTCTGATAGCCAATATGGAAAAATCTAGCATCTTTATAGTTGGGGTTGAAGATGGTATCAAGGATAAATTGCTGGAAAGAACAGGTTTTACTTTTGGAACATTTCCTATCAGATACTTAGGATTGCCTCTATCTTCAAGGAAATGGAACAAGATGGATTGTCAAATGTTGATTAGGAAGATCACTCACAGAATCAATGTTATATATGCTAACCAATTGTTATATGCAGGAAGGCTTCAAATAGTTAATGATATGCTCTTCTCTATACATAGCTTCTGGGGGAATGTCTTCATTTTACCACAAAGTGTAGTGAAAGGA CTGGATCAATGCAGTAAGGCAAGAGTTAAACCTATAACTAGGGCAGACAGTGCAAATTGCAGGAATCAAACAAATGCTGGAACTGATCAAAAGAAAGCATTGGAAGCAATTCAAAAAGGAAGTGATAGTTGCAGCTAA
- the LOC104217468 gene encoding septum-promoting GTP-binding protein 1-like, producing MTKRLLLCYRRMLHLNMKRKIICKFTILNKYFSSFWNKILACWIGKSINYRQLSHNQSFPSTTTGNMASPPSSAVTSSESGFSGSLASTCCCDHSKDSSEDVVALKISLLGDNQIGKTSFLTKYVGKEKAADEDFSTKGLNQMDKTLCVRGTRISYSIWEVKDDVSAPTNIPMACKDSVAMCFMFDLTSRCTLNSVISWYQQARQYNQTAIPVMIGTKFDDFVKLPLDLQWTIASQARAYAKAINATLFFSSATYNINVNKIFKFITAKLFNLPWTLERNLTIGEPIIDF from the exons atgACAAAACGTTTGCTCCTTTGTTATAGAAGAATGCTTCATTTGAATATGAAAAGGAAAATCATTTGCAAATTCACAATCCTAAACAAATATTTTAGTTCATTTTGGAACAAAATTCTTGCTTGTTGGATAGGTAAGTCTATTAATTATAGACAATTGTCACATAATCAATCTTTTCCGAGCACCACCACCGGGAATATGGCTTCTCCGCCGTCGTCCGCCGTCACGAGTTCGGAGAGTGGATTTTCGGGGAGTTTAGCATCTACATGTTGTTGTGACCATTCTAAGGATTCGTCTGAGGATGTTGTTGCGTTGAAGATTAGCCTTTTGGGTGATAATCAAATTGGAAAGACAAGTTTCTTG ACAAAGTATGTAGGAAAAGAGAAAGCAGCAGATGAAGActtttcaacaaaagggttaaatCAGATGGATAAAACTTTGTGTGTGAGAGGGACAAGAATCTCATATAGCATTTGGGAAGTTAAAG ATGATGTTTCTGCCCCAACTAATATTCCAATGGCTTGCAAGGATTCGGTTGCTATGTGTTTCATGTTTGATCTCACAAGTCGATGTACACTCAATAG TGTCATTAGCTGGTATCAACAAGCAAGACAATATAATCAGACAGCAATTCCTGTAATGATAGGAACAAAGTTTGATGACTTTGTGAAATTGCCATTGGATCTGCAATGGACAATTGCAAGTCAG GCAAGAGCATATGCAAAGGCAATAAATGCAACACTATTTTTCTCAAGTGCAACCTACAATATCAATGTGAATAAAATCTTCAAGTTCATTACAGCAAAGCTCTTCAATTTGCCATGGACATTGGAGCGTAATCTTACCATTGGAGAACCAATTATtgatttttag